One Gimesia aquarii DNA segment encodes these proteins:
- a CDS encoding DUF1501 domain-containing protein: MAAISRRSFFDRMTDGLYGVALTSLIGQQNLMAENQKQHNIHRIPEYLTPKRPHFAPRAKSVIHLCMQGGPSQVDLFDPKPALKKFHGKTAPRELTGNAVFEKDRTGKLMQSPFKFQQHGKTGAWVSEALPHIAEEVDQLTIIRSMYNVHPNHEPAIYKLQSGQTFPGHPVLGSWITYGLGNENQNLPAYVVLADPSNRLPVNNVDNWMSAYLSPLYQGTRMKATGSPLLNLAPDYSESEQVARTKQRLLKQLDRMHQSQRPGQQELEARIRNYEMAANMQLEATQTLDISQETEQTLSMYGINEKETDNFGRRCLLARRLVENGVRFVQLYTRGQVWDNHQNIQKSLSSACRQTDLPIAGLLKDLRQRGLLDSTLVLWGGEFGRLPTAQIASESKMQVAGRDHGPYGFSAWMAGGGVKQGLVYGNTDEVGYASVENRVSIQDWHATILHLLGMNHEKLVYERNGLGERLTHQFPTRVVHDIIA, from the coding sequence ATGGCTGCCATCTCGCGTCGAAGTTTTTTCGACCGCATGACAGATGGGCTGTATGGTGTTGCGTTGACCTCATTGATTGGTCAGCAAAACCTGATGGCTGAGAATCAGAAGCAGCATAACATACATCGAATCCCTGAATACCTGACCCCCAAACGACCTCATTTCGCACCTCGTGCAAAATCGGTCATTCATCTTTGCATGCAAGGCGGCCCCAGTCAGGTTGATTTATTTGATCCTAAGCCGGCGCTGAAAAAGTTTCATGGAAAAACGGCTCCTCGAGAATTGACCGGAAATGCGGTTTTCGAAAAAGATCGCACTGGAAAATTAATGCAAAGTCCTTTCAAGTTTCAGCAGCATGGCAAAACGGGCGCGTGGGTTTCTGAAGCGTTGCCTCACATTGCGGAAGAGGTCGATCAGCTGACGATAATTCGTTCCATGTATAACGTACATCCCAACCACGAACCGGCCATCTACAAACTGCAATCGGGGCAAACTTTTCCCGGGCACCCCGTCCTGGGCTCTTGGATTACTTATGGCCTGGGTAATGAAAATCAAAATCTACCCGCGTACGTAGTCCTGGCTGACCCCAGTAATCGCCTGCCAGTTAATAATGTGGATAACTGGATGTCGGCGTATCTTTCGCCCCTTTACCAGGGAACACGGATGAAGGCCACCGGTTCACCTTTACTGAACCTGGCACCTGATTATTCTGAGTCCGAACAGGTTGCCCGGACCAAACAGCGGTTACTCAAGCAGTTAGACCGCATGCATCAGAGTCAACGTCCTGGTCAACAGGAATTAGAAGCCAGGATTCGCAATTATGAGATGGCTGCGAACATGCAGCTGGAGGCAACACAAACGCTGGATATCTCACAAGAGACTGAGCAGACACTTTCCATGTACGGAATTAATGAGAAAGAGACTGACAATTTTGGCAGACGTTGTTTACTGGCCCGAAGGCTGGTTGAGAATGGGGTTCGGTTTGTTCAACTTTATACGCGCGGCCAAGTCTGGGATAACCATCAGAATATTCAAAAATCTCTGAGTAGTGCCTGTCGTCAAACAGACCTTCCCATTGCCGGTTTGTTGAAAGACCTCAGACAAAGGGGATTGTTAGATTCTACTCTGGTACTGTGGGGAGGAGAGTTCGGACGCTTGCCGACCGCGCAGATTGCCTCTGAATCGAAAATGCAGGTGGCGGGACGCGATCATGGTCCTTATGGTTTCTCAGCTTGGATGGCAGGCGGAGGAGTGAAACAGGGACTGGTTTATGGCAACACCGACGAAGTGGGATATGCTTCCGTAGAAAATCGAGTCAGTATCCAGGATTGGCACGCCACCATTTTGCATCTCTTAGGTATGAACCACGAAAAGCTGGTTTACGAACGTAACGGTCTGGGTGAACGGCTCACTCATCAGTTTCCGACACGTGTCGTACACGACATCATCGCGTAG
- a CDS encoding PSD1 and planctomycete cytochrome C domain-containing protein, which translates to MVVSRHRLLFLLFNCLIVLIARSLPVYSTETSTESAQSTSIVYEVDIQPIFQAHCVKCHNQKTRKAEFDLSSPANLLKGGESGSGLVKGKPDESLLFEYLHDGQMPPEGSKPLSKQELSKIRQWILTGLKFQQSPEAHAPAILTQHDVLPILYRRCVMCHGPEYQEGGLDVRSKTKMLTGGEAGAAVIAGKPAESLLVKYIVEKTCPPKGEISRAGIEPMTDEELATITKWIRQGLSEVKVEAEEFRYEQDPLVSKADRQFWSFQPPQQVDPPAVIHQSLVKNPIDAFLLRKLESQKLSYAPEADRSTLIRRATFVLTGLPPTPSEVQEFLADESEKAYENLIDRLLQSPRYAEKWGRFWLDLAGYADSEGKRSADLIRKYAYRYRDYVIRSFGEDKAYDVFLTEQLAGDELVDYANPQNATPEVIEKLVATGFLRMAPDGTSANPVNRVSDRMEVISDELDVLARGVLGLTMNCARCHSHKYDPIPQRDYYRMMAIFKGAYDEYDWMTPQPFSNQWKRARSRLLTVIPEQEQEEIDKYNAPIEKQIAELKAKLKNKELSKKEKKALDKELKKRTASLKTPNLIRALWDRGRPSPTYIYRRGDENQPTGLVQPGTPSAIADGISPYHIEPITQTTFKTGRRLAFARWLTQPDHPLTSRVIVNRIWNKHFGNGIVKSLDNFGALGTPPSHPELLDWLAVNFVKNGWSFKQLHRLIMTSRAYRQSSSITSLHQKRDPENRLISRMPLRRLEAEELRDSLIFTAGQLDETPFGPPVDVEVRSDGLVTSKRTEQGWRRSVYVRHRRKEMPTFLEVFDLPQMNPNCTVRKNSTVVSQPLLLVNNKMVYDIAALFAKRVQAQAGDDPKKQIDAVYQLAFQRDPLPEERKIALASLRLLGQSKEATMPLVARKPEEAKKQNKTAHNGLSNFCHVLLNSAEFLYID; encoded by the coding sequence ATGGTTGTTTCCCGGCATCGACTTTTATTTTTGCTGTTTAACTGTCTGATTGTCTTGATTGCCAGATCTTTACCTGTCTACTCGACAGAGACCTCTACAGAATCTGCCCAGTCGACAAGCATTGTTTATGAAGTTGATATTCAACCAATTTTCCAGGCACATTGTGTCAAGTGTCATAATCAGAAAACACGAAAAGCAGAATTTGACCTGAGTTCTCCTGCAAATCTACTGAAAGGTGGCGAATCGGGATCGGGATTAGTCAAGGGCAAACCAGATGAGAGCCTGTTGTTTGAATACCTGCATGATGGTCAGATGCCTCCCGAAGGTTCAAAGCCATTATCGAAACAGGAGCTCTCCAAAATACGTCAGTGGATTCTTACAGGATTGAAGTTTCAGCAGAGCCCCGAAGCACATGCGCCTGCCATACTCACTCAACACGATGTTCTCCCGATCTTGTACCGACGTTGTGTCATGTGCCATGGTCCCGAGTACCAGGAGGGAGGACTCGATGTTCGCTCCAAGACAAAAATGCTCACAGGAGGCGAAGCAGGGGCGGCAGTCATCGCAGGCAAACCAGCTGAAAGTCTGTTGGTTAAGTATATCGTCGAGAAGACCTGTCCGCCGAAGGGAGAAATCAGTCGGGCTGGCATCGAGCCGATGACTGATGAAGAACTGGCAACGATCACCAAATGGATTCGCCAGGGGCTCTCGGAAGTGAAAGTGGAAGCTGAGGAGTTCCGCTATGAACAGGATCCATTGGTTTCAAAAGCGGATCGCCAATTCTGGTCGTTTCAACCTCCTCAGCAGGTCGACCCTCCGGCTGTGATTCATCAGTCGCTGGTTAAAAATCCAATCGATGCTTTTCTTCTTCGAAAATTAGAATCGCAGAAACTGTCTTATGCTCCGGAAGCGGATCGAAGCACGCTCATTCGTCGCGCGACATTTGTCTTAACAGGTTTACCTCCCACTCCGAGTGAAGTGCAGGAGTTCCTCGCAGATGAGAGTGAAAAGGCTTATGAGAACCTGATAGACCGTTTGTTACAGTCTCCGCGCTATGCGGAGAAATGGGGGCGATTTTGGTTGGACTTAGCCGGCTATGCCGATTCCGAAGGAAAGCGGAGTGCCGATTTGATTCGGAAATACGCTTACCGCTATCGTGATTATGTCATTCGTTCTTTCGGTGAGGATAAAGCGTATGATGTCTTTCTCACCGAGCAGTTGGCGGGTGATGAATTAGTGGATTACGCGAACCCACAAAATGCGACACCGGAAGTGATTGAAAAACTGGTGGCGACCGGTTTTTTGCGCATGGCTCCCGATGGAACTTCAGCGAATCCGGTGAACCGGGTTTCAGACCGCATGGAAGTGATTTCGGACGAACTCGATGTACTCGCTCGTGGCGTACTTGGATTGACGATGAATTGTGCGCGTTGCCACAGCCACAAATACGATCCGATTCCGCAACGAGATTATTACCGGATGATGGCAATCTTCAAGGGGGCTTACGACGAATACGACTGGATGACACCACAACCATTCAGCAATCAGTGGAAACGAGCCCGTAGCCGATTATTAACGGTGATCCCTGAGCAGGAACAAGAGGAAATCGACAAATACAATGCACCCATTGAAAAACAAATTGCGGAATTAAAAGCAAAGCTTAAAAACAAGGAGCTCTCTAAAAAAGAAAAGAAGGCGCTCGATAAAGAACTGAAAAAGCGAACCGCTTCATTGAAGACTCCCAATTTGATTCGAGCATTATGGGACCGTGGTCGTCCCTCGCCGACTTATATTTATCGTCGTGGTGATGAAAATCAGCCTACAGGCCTTGTACAGCCCGGAACGCCTTCTGCCATTGCGGATGGAATCTCGCCCTATCATATTGAGCCAATCACACAAACAACTTTCAAAACCGGGCGCAGACTGGCATTCGCCCGCTGGCTCACTCAGCCTGATCATCCATTGACTTCACGGGTGATCGTCAACCGTATCTGGAATAAACATTTTGGAAACGGAATTGTAAAGAGCCTCGATAATTTTGGTGCCTTGGGCACTCCACCCAGTCATCCGGAACTACTCGACTGGTTGGCTGTGAACTTTGTAAAAAATGGATGGAGTTTCAAACAGTTACATCGTTTGATTATGACGTCGCGTGCGTATCGCCAATCTTCGTCTATCACTTCACTCCATCAAAAACGAGATCCGGAAAACAGGCTGATTTCCCGCATGCCCTTACGTAGGCTGGAAGCAGAAGAACTGCGAGATTCGCTCATTTTTACCGCGGGACAACTTGATGAGACACCATTTGGTCCACCGGTTGATGTGGAAGTTCGTTCGGATGGTCTGGTGACTTCAAAGCGAACCGAACAGGGGTGGCGGAGAAGCGTTTATGTCAGACACCGACGAAAAGAAATGCCGACGTTTTTGGAAGTGTTTGATCTTCCACAAATGAATCCGAATTGCACGGTTCGTAAAAACTCAACCGTTGTTTCACAGCCTTTACTTCTCGTGAATAATAAAATGGTGTATGACATTGCCGCCTTGTTTGCCAAACGGGTTCAGGCGCAGGCAGGTGATGATCCGAAGAAACAGATCGATGCTGTGTATCAACTTGCATTTCAGCGCGATCCATTGCCTGAGGAGAGAAAGATTGCTCTGGCATCGTTACGTCTCTTAGGCCAAAGCAAAGAAGCAACAATGCCTCTGGTTGCCAGGAAGCCAGAAGAGGCTAAGAAGCAGAATAAAACCGCCCATAATGGCCTCTCTAATTTTTGTCACGTGTTACTGAACTCAGCCGAGTTTCTTTATATTGATTGA